gtttggaagagaagACATTTGCAGgtacataaaaaagaaagaagaaggaagaaggaagaaaaaaagaagaagatattttagTTTTAACGCCGTTTACTTGGTTTGTTAAATTGGACAGATGTCAAAATTATAAGTAGGAAATCTAaggtactatacctaagttttgccctatATATGTATAGTACTTAATATTTTATGGGATAAAATATATAGTGTAcgaaatacatacatacatacatacatatatgtcaTTTAGTTTAAGGTTTTAGAAAAGTTGTTATAATTTAACACATGAAAAGGAACTAAAAATATATCTAGGTCGAGGTTTTATAAAGGTTTTTTGAAATTCggcaaaaaaagagaggaaaaaaatataaatagaattATGTATGGATTTATTATAGATCTAAATGACAAACGTAACTGTATGGATaaatgtgtgtatgtgtgtatatgtatattattatgttattattatttttcttcattttattatatttcaatGTAGCAGCATGGTGAAGCTttcttaatattaatataattttgtaagaaattataaaatatcaatcaaTTAAGTATTTACTACTTAGaagttagtttatttatttattttttcagttcATTGTGATTTCAAGCAAgataataaacaaattataatattataagtAAAAGTTCGTTTGATTatagtttatttaaaatttcaaactttctaCTACCGTACATCCTTAATACGATGatcactttacaagtataagtgcttatgaGGTGTGGGAGGCAAGAGTCACGATtctttacaagtataagtgcttgtggggtgtgggaggTAAGGGTCAGGATTCAAATCTCCACATATGATGCTAACTTTAATAATCTAAATTATagaaaagttttattaattcaaaaaaaaaaaattcagattataaatgtagggtcacaatttggggcccaagcccaaaaggTATGTGGTCTTGGTCCCAGGAGCTcagaaacaataaatttgtagagagtggactgCAAAACTAGGTCTTAGCGAATTGGACAGCGGTTAGTATTGGGCTATACAACAGTTGAACACAAGTAAAACACATTAACATCCATAGATCCTTAGTCCGAGGAGATAAGATGAATATATGTCGGTCACTGTTTGAAGATTATGGTCGTTTGTActgctacagtattctctcttcttttttctcaatCTCCTTCCTCATGGGGACTCCCTATCTTATATAGTCCTCTTGAAGCCATCGTggtcttacacttgttgatcatctagatccttacttgagtgcttgtcccatcggactCCCCCTTTTAGTCTTCTGTGAGTTATGGTGGCCAATgcagcactgttcacaggtcctctccacattaatgcggcctgAAAAGTAACTGCAACGCATTTAATGCGGTAGCAGCAGCCTCTCCTTGGATATTTTGCATTTCCTTCTTTCCTGCGGGTTTGTGGGGCATGTCCCCACTGCTAATGCCTATTGGGGAGGTCCTTCTAGTAGCTAGAGTGCATGCTCGAACCATACTTATCACGTCTGACAAggcatttctcctcggacagtCCTCCAAATGCCCTTTGCCTATGAGAGCTTAGTTGGAAATCTCTTTAGCAACCATTTCCTCTTCTCGGACATTGCTAATCGTCCCGggtggggcccaaggcccattacATGATTTGGGGTCTTTGCCCCCACAATAAatatagtgtatatatataaaaagagaaaaacgcaaaattgcaaaaatattaattttgatcaTTTGGATTGAACATAATTATATAACTCGATTGGCACAGTATATAGTATATAGTATATGCAACATAAAGTGagtaagaatatatatatatatatatatatatattttggtagcaAAGTTAGTAAGAATATTGAAATTTAGTCAAATtagagtatttttttaattaataaatataaaggGTAATTACACTTCTCTTCTTTGAGGTTTAGAGAAATAACACCCAATCCcaaacttgaaggaaaaaaactCTTTTCCCCTTAACATCCCATTGaccaaactttgttaaattaatattaaaaccTATCCTTTACCTAAGGGCACGTGtccaaaattatcttatttcataattaaaattcattatttaaaatttttaattaaagtgttatttaaaacattaaatgtgaattttctttctttcttttcttcttcttttttcaacgGGTTATGAAGAAATTTTCCGTTGCAagtgttttttggtgtttgataaattttgcattttattctaaatttattggttgtttttttattaactatgattaaatttttttaaagagattcttataaaaatttagaatatttaattattaatataaaagaaaagaaaagaaaagaagagagagtgtCAACTTCTCCAAACTTCAAGAGAGGGGAGTGGTTTTTCCTTTAAGGTTTGGGGCGGAGTGTCATTTTCCCAAACCATAAGGGAGAGGAGTGTAATTACTCCTAAATATAATTTGGAAGCATAAGTTTAgtgtcttatatatatatatatatatatatattttttttttttttttatataagataaaatttctactctaTCCTAATCTAAGTTTagtatcttatatatatatatatattttttttttttttgagagaagtatcttatatttttaataataaataacttgTATTATCAAACACTTTGTGCATTAAGATGTATCAATTCCTATAAGGTTATTGACAAGAAcgtgtattattatttttgttttatacaGTAAAtagaaatctatatatatatatataaaaccgaagtctCTGCTgacaccacaattttccacatcagcatcatttaaaaaaaaaaaaaattctaatttattttttttctctaaaaccTGATAATACATAAAGTGATAAAACCCAATAATACAAACCTTCAAGCCAACTCCAAACTtctaaaaaacctaaaaaaacaCACGGCCGACTCCAAGTTTctgaaaaacctaaaaaaacaCACAGTGAAACCTTCAACTACTCCGtccttctctctcactccaatCTCTATCTATCTCTATCTCCAATGAGACCCAGAAAACTTATAAATCAACCATTGAAGAGTGAAAAAAAGTTTTCAGAGCTGTGATCCTTGAACAAATAACATTCTTGGATGACAAAGCAGTCTTTTTATTCCATTGGTGATAAGAACACATATTTCTCTCATCAAAATTTATCTACAGTTTCTGTCCCAAGCTCTTTTGACCAAGACGACGACTTATATATAAGTTTTCCTAGCACAGTCATATGGACTCATACGGTCAAACTgggtattttggatgttctAACTAACATTCCCGTTGCAGCATATTCCTTCGCCTTCCTTCATCAATATACAGCATCGACTTTTCTTTGTGTTGCAGCTAGGACAGGAATTCCGAACATATGGACGTCGGAAACCATAAGGAAGGTTTTTTCCATCAAACGAAGGTTTGTCACAATTCACTAGCGCTAATATAAATGCCAATAATGTAAATGGTACAATCCATTTATACTCCATATTTTGCATCTaacaattttctttcttcattaagaaatattactatataattttaataattacagTAAATAGTGtcattcccaaaaacaagtgtCTAACCATCACCATAATATCAACTGTATTACTATATTCTTCCAATCATTGACATCCAAACGCTCTTAGACACTGAATATTGTGGAAGCGTTGAAGCAATAGCTGAGAGAGGTTGCCTTTCTCAGTTGTATACCTAGCTATCATTTGTTTGTTATGACTGTAAGAATGCACGCATGGGCCGCAGTTGCATTATTTTGCTTAcattcttttcttctaaaaGACTATATCCATACAAATTATATATAGGAACCCATAATACCATCATGCTGTGGCAAATACTCTCTGAGAAATGCTATATCggtatattcataatattttcataatatttttataacaaatctcaAACGGTAGATTGTCACAAAAAGTACTAACACAATTCAAACTGCATCAAACGGATCTAGCTTTTCCAGCCAAATTTTTATGCAGATATTAATGAAGGTTCTCTGATTGTTTGAGTTACAAAAGCAATGTGTCCTTGAGCGCATCTGTTTGTCAGGTGGTAAAATCATTTTGGTtctatacatgtgtgtgtgtccTTTATTGTTTATCAGTTTCTAATTGACTTGTAGATAACTTTTACGCACAAATTCGTATATTGTGAGCTACATATCATACGTTATaatattaagtacaaaaattttatcaatgctTTAAGGGAACAGAACCAATCTATTCAAATTTGATAATGGACTACTATGAGGGAGTCCAACCTCGAACAACATATGAATATAATGCCCTGTTTGTttaattataaatgttttttttagaaaattggtGATTTTCAAGAAAACCATATCATTTTTCTGTGTTTGGTATTGACCTTGAAAATGAGCTTAAAAAAGTTTTCTAACCAAAAGTATAACTCTGAAgtattatcttatttttgtttttttttcttttcttcttcacatgTATTTAGGGTTGTGTTGGGAATCAggaatatttatataaattggattttttgGCTTAAGCATATACTAGATTTAGGGATTAGGTTTGCACAACATAATTAGGGGAATGATCGATTCAATTTTACTTtgaattaaattacatattttcattcattttttaagtcattataccatcaatcaaaataaatatatgtaatttttttcgttctttgttttctttctttctttttctttctattttttttatatcttttatccTAATATGtcaataagtttttaatttctagattacattattcaattttttttaaagttcctCTATTTTAGCACCTGTACATCAATCAAGTTCTATTTCTTGGCTATATCTATTAGGTATTTGACAAAGGGCCTACAAGAGAACTGTTGTACATGTATTGGAATAATAAATGAACTGGCATAAACTATTTGATGATGACCCATGGTCACTAAGCTGCATCTTGCTGTTCAATGTGTCATTAAGTCATGTATTTCTGTTTTATAACTTATATTCATGGGTGTATATTTTTGCTATATGAAAAATGGGGTGTGATGATGGGGTGAACTGACTTGATTGTATTTTTGAAGACTAGGTTTGATTATTGATGTGTGGATTTCTGTTACCTGATTGTTTGATTCTCTGTTGGTAGATGGGtgctttaataaaaatatgttggATTGCTTTAATTGGAAATACATACCTATGCAAATATTTATGTTTGGTCTGTTATCCGCTCATCTTGTAACTCCCTTGATATCCCTGCTCCACGAGGTATAAAACAACGCAAGAAAGCTTGGTGAGCTAAAACTTTTAGAGTTACTTCCTTTCCAATCGAGTCtaaaatcttaacaatttatGATAGGTTTGTTAATTCTGCTTCCAACAATCTCCCTCTATGTTTTTGATATTTGGTTCTtcattttgtgaattttaattgtttttattttgcttcgttcttctctcttcaaatattatgattatttgCTCGTGATATTTCTGCATTATGGTGTTTTTAATACAAGGCTACTTTTGAATCAATCTGTATCTGTGCTAATGGTGTATATATTgagaattttaataataatggcATGTaagattttgataaaatcatgAATCTTAACTTTTGTTGAGGGCTGCAAAAGTAGGAAATGAAAATTCTAGAATTCTGCTTTTGTCTGCATAGTTTTGCAAGGCAGGTTGCTTATGATGGGGGGCTTTAGTTGTAGAGCAGAGAGAAGAATGAAGCAATCCAAGAGAGACTCTTTGTGATACAGTGTAGAGTCCACAACAATATGCCTTCACctattttctcatatttaatatGACAACTTAAACAAGTCTTATgaagaaggttttttttattgataaaatatagTTAGTGAAGCTGCCCCCAGcaatttaataagattttgttgttgatttacAAAACTCTTTGAATATTATGATCATTTGTTATTAGTGCATGTCatatattttactttctgttagtGTTTCTTTTAAATGTGATATGTAATCTtggtcacacacacacacacacacacacacacacacacacacacacacacacacacacacacacacacacctacCATGGTTGACCAGCTCAAATcctaatgaaatttgtatattCCTTTTTGTGTGAATTATTCCTTAAAATCCAAAGCGAAAAGGTCcatttatatatacacacacacctaCCTTGGTTGACCAGCTCAAATcctaatgaaatttgtatattCCTTTTTGTGTGAGTTATTCCTTAAAATCCAAAGTGAAAACGTCCATTTAAGTTATATTTCTCTCAACCCaacaaaaaatgcatttaatttgattaaaaaaaaaatatttagtatttctaataactttcccgtgcattgcacgggttagcgactagttatttttattttaaagatatGTACGTTACAGCTAGAGATTGAGTTGATGTGATTATACAGTTTtgaataataatatctttttagAGATTATTTGATGCGATTATGCAGTTTTGAACAATAACATCTTGGGAGAGTATTTAATTTTTCACTACCATTAATGGCAAATTATTCAGCATACCCAATGTACTATGTCTTACTCTTAAATACATATGTAGCTTATACATGAGACTCATGTTTATATACCCATTGGTAAAAGAGAGAAGCGTACGTAGTACCgtataaaataatttctcatGACTAATAGGATTTTCTTCTACTTAAATTGAGCTGAATTGTCGGCtggaaaattaattattttttgggtacagttactttatgtttttttaaattaaattcgGATACATAATTGtattgattttaattgtttttagaaaaGAAGACACTCTTTATGCTTCAATAGTTAATGTAATATTAACTTGTAACCCCATGTATATACATGGATACAcataaagatatacaataagatgcataatataatataatttatacatatatataatttaaatactattgatagtcatttttatattttgttaacactttaaaaaattttgtgtggatattattaggtatcaAATGtaattgtccattttttaatatatttttattattattgtgaagtatttttttttttttttttacgattcatttattctagattctttgatttttgtatttaataactcacttggatgaaaatttatgatgtggtcccattttttattctaaaattaagaaataaaactctttaagaataaataatttaggacacatgacgcaaaattggaaccctaatttaaaattctaatttgagtttctctctattcacctattattatatatataaattgtgtTTGAATTGACTTATAGGGAATCCAATGTATTACAATAATTGCATCAAAGTTTTGTCCTTGGAAAAGTTATTCGATGTGCAATGATCTCTCCTTTCATATTCATGACAGGTCTAACAATAAAAGCTTCCCCAGATGTTCACATGAAAATTCCTGTCATGTGGAGAGAGCATTAACCACGAATTTATTATTAGACCTGTCATGCATATGAAAGGAGAGATCATTGCACATTGAATTCAATGTGCATTGATCTCTCCACGTGAAAATTCCTGCTTCTTTGAGCAAATTATAAACTGGTAGAAGGTTTATGGGCATGCATTATAGTAGCCATGCATTACAACTTCTATATATCAACACACACCCACACTTCTCACGGTGGGTGCTATACATTACACACACAACCATGCGTAAACACTAAACACAATCCACCTTTGCACCTATACACACTTTTTgaacttaaaaacacaaactccAGCTCTGGACAtcttaaaccttttttttttttttttttaatgagagttgaATGAGAGTTCATGAGTTAGCTGGTGAAGTTATGGCATTTTCTTCAAAAGAGTGTCGAAGTAGTACGGTTTCTTACAGCTTAAATAATACAGTTGTGCGAACCCTAGGGTAGACGTAATAATCAATGGATTCCAGTTggtaattaataaacaattctttattattatcatttgacATTTGGTACAACATATATTACACTgcattatataaaaataataacatgcAGAGTACTGTTGGAAAAATTATAAAGTCTTCTGATCGGTGATGTGATCCATCATTCCAATAAAAGACTTccacttatttaaaattataaaattttaaataaaaattgaatactGATTcagtaattttaaataaatgagaATTTTTTACTGAAATAGTTGACAAATGTTGAGAAATGACGTCGAAAGTTAAGCACTTCCAAACAAAAAGTTCAAACTTACAACTCGCTTGCTTTTGCTTTGTGAAAGAACAAAGGAGaaagaattcaaagaaaaaaacacatatGGCTTAACCGCTTAAGTCAGCAACGGAGGTAGCCTTTTACTTCAATATTAGAATATAGAAAACGCTGgaatcattaaaaaatgacACAATTTTGTACTATAATTTACCACGTGGTaagttataattattaaaagtGTGTTCCCACATAATCTACAGACACTTATTTATCAGTCACAACTCACCACATGACAAGTTGTGGCATAAAGTTGTGCTATTTTTGGTAGTCCTAGCACAACTCTTAGAATATATACTAGGTAATAggtatcaattttaacaattttgttttataaaattatacttaGTCTTCTtattaatatcattatttttttgagtaatgttagaggtacaaatttttttacaaaatatttcaaaaattgctaatgtgacgagtgattattagtaaataaaaaagtgacgTTAGCAATGGGCCtcgatgaaaaccaataaaatgttGTCCACaataatagtttgtaaaaatgttgtgaaatagtTTGTGATTGTAGTATtactttaattcttttaagaatGACGTTATAAtcacaaatttttctacaatatttttacaaactattaaagtagcaaatttttattggtttacaTCTAGTCCCACCACTTacactactttttttattaatcaataattactcaccatatcaataatttgtaaaaatatttgtaactctaacattttcttcattttaaaaaccataaaaaaatctataaatttaaattttaaaacaaaatatataagcccaaaaaaattaatccaacaacaaaaattatcaataatgaagctaaaaaaaattaatcctaATCAACCAATTTAACTCAAAACAAACAATCCgaccttttaaaaaatttcaaataaaataattgtctTTACCTAATAACATGCatcaaagttacaaaaaaaaaaaaaaaaaaaaaaaaaaaaaaaaaaaaaaagtggctaaGCTACTGCACACAAACAGCAGCAAAGTCGCTCCTAACTACGAGTCTCGGCTCCGACCTTGTTACAGGCCTACCCAGTagtatataaaagtaaaaactagATTGACTTCTTTAAAGGGAGATTTGAACATTGATTGGGCTACGAAGTTCTTGCCCACCTTATGCCCAACTTACGGGTGTTCATGGTCTTTTAGAATCCTGAATTATGCCCTCATTACCTGCTAAGATCATATACTTGTCTTTTCGTGTAAGACTGGTGCACTGGAACCCCAAAGCTTTGGCTATCTCATGCTGCACATGATTAGCTACTTCAAACTTAGATACCCCTCCAAACTTACATGTGTGTGAGTCTGGTAACTTCTCAAGAAATTTAATACAGTAGGTAGGATATGGATTCAGGAAGTGAAATGCATAGTCTAAACATTTACACCCACCAGCTGTTGTTCCATAAAACATACTTACCTGCACGTCTATAGCTACAGGAACTATATCATATGCCAGCTCTGCAAATAATGGACTAAACCTTAGTAAATAAGGTTCCCTACAAGTGGTTCCTTCTGTGCAAACCACAACGTCACCATAGCTCAACAATTTCTTCATTGCCATTCCATCTGTTTCCCTGTCTCGTGTCAAGTGGATGGTCCTGATTGGAGCTATTAACTCTGTAAATTTACTTATGCTGTATGTGACTGTAGAGAGTGGCTTATCTAGAACTGATTGAACATACAGTGGATCAAGCAGAGTTCTGTGGTTGCACACATAAAATATGCCATTTGGTCTCTTTTCATTGTTGGTTGAAGCAGTGGAGGACTTAGATCTCGCAACAGTGGTTCTTGCCCCAGTAAAGGCCAATATTGGATTGGACATCCAGTGAGGTAAAGTAATGCCAACAGGGACTCTAATGAGGACGAGGAAAATCCCAAGTGGAATCCACATGAACATAGCTAACGTGGCCAGTTGGGTTGGCCTTAACGCTAATCTTCCATCATGGAATATCAACGGCTTTGGATACTTCTCCCTTGGAAGGATATGCCAGTTCCTCTTCTCAGTTTCACTCACCAAGCAAACCTCCTGATCATGCAACACATGAACATtgttaaaaaacataaatatcaacatatttatttttgataattcgataattaCAACCATGAGGAGATGAGATTTGAACTCTCAAGCAATGTCACTAAGTTATAATAAGACTTATGGTCAAAAACAATCTACAtaaatgtgtgtgcatgtgagagagagagagagagcgagagagagatcTAGGACAACCAACCTTGCAATGAGCAAGGAGATGCTGATCAAGGAGCTTTTTGTAGCTACAAAAACCAATAGCAACTGAACCAGTTCTCTTCTCACCAAGAATCTCATCTAAAACATTTCCGTCTGCCTTGATATCCTCCACTAATCCCACATAATACCCACAAACCACCTTTAATTCTTTCCCCAAAACAGCATCTACCCCTAAATAGTCTTTCAAAAACCCTTCAACCATGATTCTAGGCAAGTCACTCACCCCCACTTTTCTCCCACAAATCTTGACCACTTCAAAGCCTTCATCCCCAACATCTTGTAAAAATAACCTCGGTAAAACAGCTGTTCCTAATCTAAAGCTCTCCTTTTTTATGCCAAAGAAGCATAAGAAAATCTGAATCTTCAACCCCAGCTCTtcaccaaacaaacaaacaagagggtataaaagaaagaaaatgagagcCCTTAAGAGCCCTCCAGCTTCAAAGGCCACCACCATGAAGTAAGGAAACAATGAAGATGATTTCAGCAGGGAAGCTTCTGAGTGAAATATCAATGTTTGGTTTGAAAGCTCCTCAGCTCTATGTACAAGAGAGGTGTATTTCTCATATTTTAATTGGCTTGCATGGGCATTGATGATCTTCCATTGAGTAGAGGTTGGGTTCTCTGGCCTTCTAAGATGTTTATACAAGAAGGAGAGGGCATTTTGTGAGAACGACTTTCTAGCCATTCTTATTTCTTGATGCGACTTATGTGCTTGGGATTGGAGATAACAATAGAGCTTTTGCTTATACTCCCGTGAATGAGAGTGACTTATACCCCTCAGGCAAATGAATGAGGGTGAGTAATTATTAGGAtttgacacaattaaaatttttaagtgagTAAAAAGCATATCTTAGGCTTATAGGTAAGACATCTTAGACTTAAAGGTAAGACATCTTAGACGTTTGAAGAAAAAATGCAGGGTTGGCAACATATCAGCCCAAGTGTTTGTGTGCTGGTCCTTGCACAATTATGTTTTGTAGGTGCCTAAATTTATCTCTTGGCCCCACAGCTTTTGTT
The sequence above is drawn from the Quercus lobata isolate SW786 chromosome 12, ValleyOak3.0 Primary Assembly, whole genome shotgun sequence genome and encodes:
- the LOC115971738 gene encoding probable glycerol-3-phosphate acyltransferase 3 translates to MLFTHLKILIVSNPNNYSPSFICLRGISHSHSREYKQKLYCYLQSQAHKSHQEIRMARKSFSQNALSFLYKHLRRPENPTSTQWKIINAHASQLKYEKYTSLVHRAEELSNQTLIFHSEASLLKSSSLFPYFMVVAFEAGGLLRALIFFLLYPLVCLFGEELGLKIQIFLCFFGIKKESFRLGTAVLPRLFLQDVGDEGFEVVKICGRKVGVSDLPRIMVEGFLKDYLGVDAVLGKELKVVCGYYVGLVEDIKADGNVLDEILGEKRTGSVAIGFCSYKKLLDQHLLAHCKEVCLVSETEKRNWHILPREKYPKPLIFHDGRLALRPTQLATLAMFMWIPLGIFLVLIRVPVGITLPHWMSNPILAFTGARTTVARSKSSTASTNNEKRPNGIFYVCNHRTLLDPLYVQSVLDKPLSTVTYSISKFTELIAPIRTIHLTRDRETDGMAMKKLLSYGDVVVCTEGTTCREPYLLRFSPLFAELAYDIVPVAIDVQVSMFYGTTAGGCKCLDYAFHFLNPYPTYCIKFLEKLPDSHTCKFGGVSKFEVANHVQHEIAKALGFQCTSLTRKDKYMILAGNEGIIQDSKRP